In Coffea arabica cultivar ET-39 chromosome 9e, Coffea Arabica ET-39 HiFi, whole genome shotgun sequence, the genomic window CAGGGTCTTAAGGCCTGAGTTAATTCTTGTTGGTGTTTGTATTAACACTTGCATGGGTTTGACTTTCAATAGGTAGTGTCTGGATCACATGTTGAATAGAAAGTGGTAGAAACGCCAGATACTACCTGTTGACCAGTGAATGTGTATTGCTTATTctcctttatttccttttttctaGCTCAGGCCATGCTACAATGTTGCCATTCTCTTGTACGTGTGACCCAAAAAAAGTAGCTGCTTGCCAATGGCCGGGGTCTTACCTTGCTGGAATTATTAATGACATAGAACTCTTGAAGATGCACCTTTTTCATATTGAAAAATGCAAATGAACTTTATTGAAAAATCATGAACTCAACTGACTATGATTTTGGTGCCCTCCGCACGTTGCATTTCCATGAAGAGATATGTAATTATGGAGTTGTTAAACAGGAACTCAATTAGTCGTTTTGCAATTATGTGTAAAATTAACTACAATTATTGAATTTGCAATTGCCACAGGTTTGTTTTAATTGAACCTGAATAAGAAATTTGCTGAATGCTTCAATAACAAAATTTACTTATGCAAAACAGGCTGCAACCAAGATTTTAGCTCGTCAACTTGTTCGGCTACGGCAACAAATAGTAAACTTGCAAGGGAGCCGTGCCCAGATCAGAGGTGTAGCCACGCACACCCAGGTAACTTTTACTTTAACAACTTGAATTGGTTTCAAGAAAGTAGTATAATTGAGATATCTTTAGCCAACTGCCTGTTACTTTTGCAGGCACTATATGCCAGCACTTCTATTTCTACTGGAATGAAAGGTGCTACAAAAGCAATGACAGCCATGAACAAGGTACATATTAGATGCTTGACAAAGTATAATACTTTGATGGCTTAATTACTCAGATATTCCCATGAATATTTTTTTAGCTTCACATACTTTAAAGATTGATCTTGGTCATAATTAGTCTTCCAGTCATGAAATTTGAGATATCTCTGAACTGGTCTTATACTCTGGATGCTCTGTTCCATGTAGAATGGAATAATAATATCTAAAATTTTGAGATGCTACGAAGTGTATTGTTCCATGTAGAATGGAATAATAATATCTAAAATTTTTGAGCTGCTATGAAGTATATTGTTACTTAAGAGCTTCGATGAAAGCAAAGTGTCTTTTATTAGCAGAATAATATGTTTAGTTTGGGTACTATGATATTGCAATGCTCGTGGAATCTTTGGAGTGTATGCAACAGTAAAGCATTAAAATCTCCTTTTTGTGACTCAATTCTATCCTTTTGAATCCTGTGAACCTATTTACTGTGGACTTTTGATGACTTCTGAATCCGTGCTTTAGCTTTGATGTAATCATTTTGGTAGATTAGTTAATGCTTGCTAATAACTTGTAAATAACTTTGCCTAATTAAAGATTTGTTTATATCTTGTATTAGATGCTTGAGACTAGATTCTTTGCTGGCCACTCCTCCCTTTTCACTGTTCTTCTTTCTTCAGGAAATGGCACCCACAAAACAAGCTAAAGTGATTAAAGAGTTTCAGAAGCAGTCGGCGCAGATGGATATGACGGTAAACTTgattaggcttcattattttgaCAAATAGTCTATATTAACCAGTAGTTTTATTTTCACCTTATAGTGTAAGATCAATCCCTCACAAATTGTAGAACAGTTGATGACTGCAAAAGTTTGGCCCTGGACAGTTTCAGATATTACAGTGCAGCTATTTTGCTTCATAAACTTTTCCAACATAGAACAAAAGATTGAGTTTTACCTTTCTTTTTCTGTGACTTGCATTTTGGTCTTTACTCTAGATTGAGATGATGTCGGAATCTATTGATGAAACCTTAGATAAAGATGAGGCTGAGGAGGAAACAGAGGAGCTTACTAACCAGGTTATTAGCATTTCCTTTGTCAATTGAACCTTTCTTCTCTATTTTTATGTCCTTTCTCATCCTCTTAACTTTTAATATTAAaatgccctttttttttctaggtTCTGGACGAGATTGGTGTGGATATAGCCTCACAAGTAGGTTTATTTTGAGGATTTTCTTTCTGCAATTTGGTTTATGTCAATTTGATGTTATTCCCAGAATCTATCAAATTTCTGATTCTGGTTTCCATTTTCCTTGCAGCTGTCATCTGCTCCAAAAGGTCGGATTGCAGCAAAGAAAGTTGATAATGCTGCCCCCCCTAGGTGCGTTCTTGTTTTGACTGAAAAGGAAATGATTTCTTAGTGCCTCTCTAAATATTTAAACATTTTAAGACCAGATTCTTTGGATGTAAAATGTTCGAGGACTTGGAAATAAAAGCTGTTTTTCTATCCGTGTTTGATGGATGATGGGTTTAGCTGCATATGCTATTTGCATTCTCCAATTTGTTTGTCTGGCTGGAGTTCCCATTACGTGCCTGCTTTTGCGAGTATAATGGTGTCTAAACTGTCTTGTGTGCCTTCTTGTCGGAGTCCACtgccaaaaaaatgaaaaaaataagcaagtaatacaaatgtttctttgaTCTTTATAAAAAGCTCAAAAATTATCAACACGATGAAGTCTCTAGCTGGGGCTGACCACTTTTTCTATTGGTCTTTTAAGCTGATCTTCATGTCCTGGACCAGATAAAGTAAAAGAAGGGGTGGTCATTTGAGCATGCATTTGTTGTCTCCTTAATCCTTACTGTTTGATTATCAGTTCAGTCTCCTGCTTTTTTACCTTTCTTGATTTTCCAGACTAAAATAGAAATATAAAACCTCTACTTTTTCCGACGAAATAAAACAAAGGTGGTATGCTACTGTTATTTTTGGTCTGCCATTTTTCTAGTTAGGCAACTagatagttttaaaaaaaaatcatgcaagAGAAATGTGATGAAATTGATGTTATAGGTAAAACTTTGTGACATAACAAGTGCACAAGAAATTTTAGTAGTAGGAATTGGTAATGAACTCATATTGTGAGGTATTCATCAGTGCCTAACATCGTCAGAAGTTTCTGTGCACTGAATTGTTAAACTTCAATTCCTTTGGGGATGATGGGGGAGTTTCAGGATATTGCTGAGGCACAATTCTGTAAAGTTTGCAAATGCTTCCTGCATCTAATGTGGGTTTCTCCTGGCTTTGGTAAACCTGCTAGgtctttttgacctttcttattAAGATTTTTATTGAAACAGTGCTACCCCTGGAAAGCATTTTCTACAACGTTTGCGAATGCTTCCTGCATCCCATGTTGGTTTTTGGTTTGCTAAACCTAGCTTGAACTTCTTATTGAATAACCTTTTATCAAAATTGatttgagtttgaaaaaaatgcTACCCTTGTAAAGCATATCTGGAAAtttttaactttcaaacttACGCATCATTACTATGACTACCCTTCATGGTTGGTAAATCTAGCAACACCATGTGTATTTACAGTTTTGTGCAATCTTTGAAAATCCCTTCAACTGCTGTGCAGCTCTGCAACTGCTGATGTTGAGGATCTTGAGAAACGGCTAGCCTCCCTGCGCCGTATTTGACAAGGAAAGGGTGGTAGGTGGATATTCCCTTTTGTAAAAAGTTATAGAACAAAGTATATGTATACTAGATAGACTTTTAGTACTTGTCGAACTTCATCTTCGTTGTTCTAATAAGCACTTTTGTATCTTGAGGAGGACCTTAAACTATTGAATTTGAGTATTGATAAAATCTTTTAGTATGGACATGATTACTCCTTATTGACTGGTTTTGCTCCCAAATCATTTGCAAGTCATGTTGATGTTTTAGGACCACTTTAGTCTGCTTCTGGTCAAATTTACCACGTTGAACAAAGCTTCAACGTTCCACTGGATCCTGTTATAATTCATGTGGCAAGAATTCAGGCTTTGAAGTAGTTTCTTCGGATGTGATGATTTTCTTTGAAGCAAAAACATCAGGCCTTGTACTAATGAAGTTGGCTAGATACAGCACTGATACAATCCAGCTCATCTCAATACAGTTTCTTTTGAGTCAATCCCAATCCAGGAAAGCTTTTCTTCATGATCTGTAGACGTTTGTTAGCTCTTCCAAGAAATAAAGCATTGTAGGCAGTTTGCATAATCCCCTTTGCATTCTGATTAGTTGCATTCACTGGCTTGTATGACTACTCTGAGGAATAGATTTTCGTCAAACTTATAAAAAACTTCAGGCCACCTACACAGCAATATAGTTACTCCTCCTTGTCCCAATGTATTTGGAACTGTAAAAACTGTCACGGTTGACAGTAAAGTTGTAGCATCCAGCCAAGTAGTATTTCGATGCTCCTTCCTCAGTCCCCTCTGATTGCCCAGAAGAGGTCCTCTCACTTAGATGCTCGATCGAGAACTCTACCAGCAGCTTCATCCACATTGTCAGTGCCAAGATTATATTTCCCAGTAAGTCGACCATATGCTTCTCCTGTTATCTGGCAGCCAATTCCTGGCTGTGCAAATGCCAGCCGGGAAACTATAGGTTTTGCTTTTCTTGGCAATCCAGTTATAAACCTCACAAATTCGTTGTGATGTTTCAGTTGTTTAACTGGAAGTTCCAAGGTTTTTTCTCAGGTTCTCATTTTCAATTCATCTCTCCTGCAGACAAGGCATGTATTGTTGGAATGCTTTGTTCATACCTGCAAATTAGGTTTTCCACCCACAAAGTTGAAGGAAAAGAGGGCGAAGATTTCCAATTTTTACCCAGCTTGGAGTCAATGATTAATCGTAGCAAGATGTCCCGCGTCAACATTTTCTAGTTCCATTCATTGCAAAATTGTGAGAAGAATAATTTAAAGATGCTAAAGATGATCTTGTCCTAATCAGTCTATCATGGAAGTAGAGGACTAGACAAAATAAGCAATTTCCAAATTTGCAGCAACATCGTTTGAGAGCCAAAACCTGAACAATAAAAGAGAATGGAATCTACTGGGGTGTCAACGGGTTGGGTTTGGACCCGACCTGACCTGGATCCGATAAATTTTTCtgagtttggattgaaaaataaTTCTGATAGCCGAATCCGGCTCCGGacaatatattaataattataaaatataaatatttctaaatacaTTCTTTTATCAAATTAATAATTTAGTAATGATTTTGTAGATTGATTTGTGGTTAGTTTTGGATTCACTGTTGCGAGTTATTTGTGATTTAGTTttgtaatttgatttgtttaagtTTGGAGATTGGATTTGTGATTGGTCTTGGATTTAGTTTTAGAATATTTAAATTTGGACCTTTTAATCTTGGATCCGACCTGAACCCCACTCGGATCCGATTCCGGAACTTTAAGATCAAGATCCATTGGCTATATAAGTTGGATTCGAATCTACTACATAAAAACAGGTTCGAATCCAGAATTTTGAATTCCAACCCGAACCCAAGACAAAGTCATGCATAGCAAAAGAATATGCCGGAAGCATGAATATATCCCATATCTTGCTTTCACACAACCGAACTAAGCAAGACAACAGGACAAAGCACAATCACTTGAACATGAAGTAGTTTTAAGAGGAAAACGGTCAATATAACTTAGAGTAGCCAAATTATTGTTCAACTCCGAATATTTTGGTTTCTTTTTAGAAGAATTGTAAACTACTGAAGTTTAAATTGGAGAGGCTATGCTTTTAGATTCTAAGCCCAATGATGATTTCAGCATACAGTAATGGGTAAATCTTTGATgattgatagtgtatacattaaCGGGTTTGTATACATGCCACATATATATAATTTGATTTGCAGATTCAAATTTAGATGACGTGGGATTTATCTAACTCCGTTCCatttatacactgacagtataaAAAAGTTTAATCCATACTAATAGGATAAATCTTTTACGCATTGACATTGTATACAATAGTAGATTTAGATGCATGTCACACATACCAAAtttgatattcaaattcaaatacaGATGATTTGAGAATTTTGACATCAACGGAAATTCTATAGCTCAAGGCATTATCAAGGTAGCTAATTATCATCCTTTAAAGCTTCTAGTATTAAGGATGTATGAACAATTAGatacatatcaaatttaatttaaactagCTAATGAGCCTCGCCTTGTGTGGGAGGGTTGCCCGGTTATCTTTTGTGATACTTGGAAGAGATGCCTAACGGTGCTAATGCAATTGATATAAGGATAAAAGGAACGGGCTCTCAAAGGTCCGGCAGACTTGCATTGTGTTGTACGGATAAGCTGCTGATGATTTATTTGTATACATAGTACAATTATATGTCTTTTGGAGTACAAGAATTACAAgtgtttaaactttaaactcaTAATAGTTGTTAATTGGGAGGAATATATTAGGTAGCTGACATTGGATTGCTGTTTTTGCATTTGGTGCACTGCAGTTGATCCCGTTTCAAGTAAACGGAAATGTTGTGATTCTGTGAttgataaacaaaaaaaaaaaaagcgttgTACCACTGCTTGAGCATAGTTGCTTGGCGGACCAACGGATGTTGGTGCAAGTGGAAGGGACTTGCATCCGTTAATCATGAGATCCCGGGTTCGAAATCCATGGGAATGGAAAGAACAACGTTGGAAGAGCTTCCACCTGGAAGGAGCTCGACCCGGTTCGAACAGGATTAATCGCAGACCGTAAAACGGATGATGACATCTATGAGttatacaacaaaaaaaaaagttctttgGCGGAAATAAGattgtacatttttttttttttgaaagtagGAGATCCTTACTATCCCTCCCAATTTACCATATAATCTGACCCGTCCCCTTAGAATTGTACATTATAATTGTATGTGTacatgtgtgtatgtgtgtttgtgttttCTTTTTCGACGTAGCCAAAAATATTGCTGCTAGTGATTGGGATATTGATTCACCAGGTATGGAGAACTATGTATCACTACTTAAGCTTTCAACATCCAAACCACCGATATCAACCACAGACAAGACTGAAGTCGAAATGACCCTAACAGAATAATTATTTGCCTAGGCTTATTAGCAGCATTTCAAGTTCGAAtgtggcaatttttttttttttagcatatCGTTCCTTCATAGTAGGATATTTTCGTTTTGGTGGCATCACTTATGCAAATTCTTGAATCTATACTAAGTTGGTTTCTCACTTTATCCATAGCCTTGTGCAGAACTAAGCAAATATTTATCAAAATATTAGACCCAAAAAACACCATACCTGCGCAAGTAGTTCTAGATATGTCTCGGTTTAAATATCAATATAGCAAATgcaacaatttaaaaaaaaaaaaaaaggcccttCTAATCAATAATTTTCTATGAAGGTGCTAAAGTTATCCAAAATACAGGATACACATAGAAAGCTAAAGCAAGTAAAAGCAATATTAACTTTTCACATAATTGAGAAACCACTAGAGTAGCAAGTGGCGACAACTGTGGTTAAACTAATTTTTTCTACAATCgctgccaaaaaaaaatgtaacaaaTACTTAGCAATGCTGATAGAATAGTTGGAAAATAAAACAATCTATGCCTTAACCAGAAGTGCGCAAgtttaaacaagaaaaaaatcagTTATTTTTGCTCAATAATCACTGTAGCCAGACATCATGATTAAAAGAAATATCAAGCTGTCTAAGTCATGAGCACAAGTGCATAACAAAAATGATTATCATCACACAGACCAAAGAGATGCACGAAGCAACCAATGCACTAAAgctttggaaactttcctattgAAAGGATTGACGGATGCAATATCTACAACTGGTATGAAAACTATGTGCATTCAAAAGCCTAACACCAATCGTCTGCTAATTTGACACTCCCCTCAGCAATCAAGCATAAATAAGGCAGATATCAAATGAATCAAATAAAAGACTACAACAATCTGTGCGTACTGCAAGCAATTAAGTAAAGGATACTCATAACTTGGCAATTTTACAAATCCAATTATCTACACTTCGCAAATACTTTTGTATTCGATCCACCAATTGCATTAGAACCAGTGGACACAAAGTAGCCAAGTAATTAGATTTAAACTTGACTTTTGACTCCTTGAGAAAAAACTTTGATCATTTAGTAATTTTGGTACTCAAACTTTAGACGAAAACAAATCTGATTTCcaattttacaaaatttaaacATATTTGGTCcacaaaaattttttcaaattttgactaGAAAAAATTTACATGCTATCACATGTATGGTAAAGCTTCAGAGTAATGCTGAAGAAGAAGGCTGAAAATCCTTCTGctcaaagaagagaaaaggaatctaaaaatgaaaaaagggagGAAGCTGGAGATAGGGTGTTTCAATGTTATCATTGCCGTTTTCAGTGTTCTCCTTCTATTGAGAAACTGAGGCGGCATTACATTGATTTGCCGAAGAGGTATATGCGGGTCCTGGATGAGCATTACGGATCCGGGAAGAAGAGATCAAAAAACAATCtggataaattgaaagagtgCAGCCATTGTGGTAATCTGTTTGACAAATCACGGCTGGATTCTCACGACTGTAACCGTCAACTTAAGCTTGGAGGAGTTGCATTTGATGCCTCCTACTATGGACTCAATGAAGATGACAGCTTAAAGGCTCCAAGCCGAAGCCCAAGGGACAAGCACAAGTCAAAGCTAGAGCCACAGCCTTCAAGTCCAAAGCTAGAGCCACAGGATGAGTAACTAGGATTCTTACCGATAGACTCTAGAGATATTTTGTGTTGGATGATAGACTCTTATCTCTAGGAAtagtgataagtgactaatttacgtaataattgtatgatattttatattatttttagtcactttggatatattattggaagaaaatgattcattttggctataattggtataaaatgcttttaagtggttaaatgaggtttttatcactttttacttggattttgtgtattttgacagttttgacacattttcgtatttcggctataacttgagttacaatgatcggattgggatgattcttgaacccatttgaagataagagatagatctacaactttggtgaagacatccgaatccagtttgaaggttttcaaaatcaaaaagccgaattacatTAGCTAATTTCtgttggtcgaagctgaaacagggcaatgagcagacaagggtatttcagtcatatctcagcctacacagatccaaatgaggtgattcttgatgcattggaaagataactcaaaaggctacaactttcgtgttttacacatgagctggttcagcctctaacatcaagaaaagatcggttgaagttgggccaaaaacagagcaagtgatccacactcggatccactattcatccgaaccctcggctgtttctgggttagtggatccgagctcggatccatacggatccgaggcactgtagcaactcggatcactggtcagaaaaggctgctttatacgcgtaaaactcaatttcacctccaccaactcacatgtgatgctagacatgtgagaaacattcccagctgtaaaagggagatgtaatcctcatttcttgaccacctttcatcattaaatagccaaattcattgcaaaaaaAAGGATggggagttcatagcagaaaatatagagagtgagctacgggagaagcttggagtctgcagaaatgtagctctttcatctccctagtgttagtttagcttagtatagagtagtgtagcttttccattcttgtttattatctagattaggatgaagatggaggatgaagaaggcaaggaagaaagctcatgtgacaagggttgtattccttccaaattctttatcttttgtatttgattccaagtttagttaatatacaagttctggattttgtgtttaatatgtatttctaaagtttataccttgggtttggttgaactttctataattgttagtgtttattatttggttatttgactgctatgatttgagcaagttatttagcactttggctctttaaatcatgattaatctggtaccattgattgtgattatctaaggtgttgtttctgcaatggaaattgagatttaacactagttcaagaagtgctaaacatagggagtacactcacgaaagtagaggtgcatctatgtggtttttagtgattcatttcatgtaatttcattgaagaaatgaacttgtagctaatttcataaccatgagaataggtatggattagttatgagtataattgattcactacgaaagtgggattcaaatgcataaggaaattacaccataactagcctagatatagtaattaatgatccaaatatagcacttgcttgagtagttagggataccacaacccaaggagctttcatttgtcattttgtataatttcaataggttaaatttgttataattcattgatagtctaaataatagagaagctttagtagtaccggtaattgcaatcttccttgtgggatcgacccttaataccctatactcgctcacgattcgtatacttgcgataaatcgcgtgtggggtatttaggagtttataaatgtaaaacttgattaggatgagtttaattgtatatgtatactccgcgcacgtcaagtttttggcgccgttgccggggaagatttggcaatatcggtgtgaagagtaactttattagtttagacataatattagttataatgtgaatgttattttctgttatttttgtattttatgtgtgtatgtgtttcattacctatttttcttactaattttgtttttgaggttgtttaaaagcaattttagataatgagaagggtaggtcaatttggaggacaatgcttgagaagtggaagattggaaatggatggttaccaagtgcaaagctccttcaacagaggtaaccaagaatttactgaatgtatgtcgtttgaagatggtttaaggtgcttaaaggcaaaatttgatgtaattaagttacaagttcaaatggacaccatgatgcatgaaattgagcagaggaagaatgttaatgtttttaattcttatcatgtgatttgtgacttgtgtggaggttatcatgctactaatacatgtatgcaagcacaaaatgtggattattatgatgaattagagcattacaatccttgttttaatcaatatagtgctaattggagcaattctcctgcttatggttgggatgatcaatgtacttatagtgattattcatgtttttatgattaccaacctgaaagtgtccaatatgaatcaaaaccatcttgggagttggcaatagagaagttagctaatgcacctctgccttgggagttagaaagtgaaccattagctaatgattctaatgcatttTGGGAGCTAGCtgcaaaaaattattctaatcaatttgatttagcaatagaaaagctagcaaatgcaacttcccgaccgttttgataggattgaggaaatgttagatgaattagcttctcactttggtaatatacatgagcaattgagtgcattgtgtgaagttatttcctctaatgatgtgcaaaatgatcctagcatgaatggtgggaatgttgtatgtgaaaatgggttgcattttgatgaaaatgatgaatctcaagagtgttttaatgagcaaatatccatttcacatgataatatctttggaactaactttgaacc contains:
- the LOC113709466 gene encoding vacuolar protein sorting-associated protein 2 homolog 2, giving the protein MNIFKKKTSPKEALRTSKREMAVATRGIEREIASLQMEEKKLVAEIKKTAKTGNEAATKILARQLVRLRQQIVNLQGSRAQIRGVATHTQALYASTSISTGMKGATKAMTAMNKEMAPTKQAKVIKEFQKQSAQMDMTIEMMSESIDETLDKDEAEEETEELTNQVLDEIGVDIASQLSSAPKGRIAAKKVDNAAPPSSATADVEDLEKRLASLRRI